The genomic window TTGTGACATTTCCAAAAATCGGATCGATAAGCCTAATGAGGTGCTAAAAATGGTAAACTTCCTAACTGTGAAAGGTTCCAGGGTCTACACAGTGAATCTGACTTAAAGTGTGTGATAAATTGGATATCTCAGCTTTGATGAAACTGGGAGGGATGATGCAATTTGGCTCTTTGttcatgcatttaaaaattAGACTGATTGGTATGATGAGGACATTGCAACTAAGGTTCAAAAATATCCAACATGCTGCATTGATCTAGCTTTGATATAACCTGGACAGATCATGCAGCTCAAGGGATTTCTGCATCACTTGTGGCAGAGGACAGGCTTACTTTAACTTGGATTAGGGTGGGGAATTTCTGGGAGTTTGTATCAAGCAAAGAAACCGCTGCTTGCACTTCCTGTGTCTGCTAAGAGTGGCCTTTTAAAGACAGACAGTGACCTTAGTAAGTCTCCATTTACAGTAAGTGTCAGCTTGACAGATgttgaaaatggaaataaataaagaaataaagaagtgACTTGTCTTCCAGTAATGTTTCATATAAAATGTTATGGATATATTCAGTGGTAAACATAATAAAGTTTACTATATGGAATGAAACATATAATGTCATAATCAATGTTTGAGGTCTGTTATCTAAATATTTGCCAAAGGTCTGCAGGTTACCTGCCATAAGCAGGAATTACACATTAATAGTCTGTTTTATTATGCTATTTGTTACTGCTAATCTTTCCCGACAATACAcgttttaaaggtgcagtctgTGATTCCAGTCGTCCGACAATCAAAATTCAACATACATGAATAAAACCTGGTCTTACATCAAACAATCATTAAATCTGATTTATGAACCTACAGTAATGTTTGTTGTGGTTTGTTCATATCATGAATGTTTGAAACACATCTTTGTGATGTTTAGAGgttctccctctctgttctAAGCTGTCTGGCCGAGCATGACTCTAATGGACACTttgtctccacacacacatgcaggtgaCACTCCAGCTATCTTTTGTACACAAACACTGGCACGTGTCTGCCAATTCTGGCCTTTCTGAGTGCTGTTCACGTGGAGGAAAAGCCAGCAGACATCAGTCTCCTCCCTGCACTGATGGctctgaaacagaaaagaaattaatcactttttttcctttcaaaagCTGGAGTAGTTAGTTACTCTTTTCTAACTGCTGTTATTTTAAATATCGTCATGAGAACATTAGAGCCgatttttatttcatcagtgCCTTAAAAGAAAGTCTCCTCTTGTAATGTACCAGTGACCAAGTCTTGGTTGAGTGTATTGTGTGACTGTTTAGCTCCAAAGTGTAAATAGCTGGTGTGAACAATGCAGCTTGAGGAAGGTGACAGCAACACAGAAACAGTCAGCTGGAACCTTTGACATCAACCAACAGAGCCAAAAGATATGGCCTCTGACACCAAAGTATGTTTTCTTCctgacattattatttatttttagcatTCTATTGTTTGTATTATGTAGTAACTTTAtctctttttactttttgtctGAGGAAATACCGGTAAGGGATAGAAATCAGTTTGGAAAATAAGGTTTATACTGTctttgtggtaaaaaaaaaaaaaaagctccctcCTTTCACAAGAAGATGCAGACATTCTAAGCAGTCTTCAAATAAATGGCTCTAATTAGATTCACCTTTCACTTTCCCAGTAAAACAAAGGTCCCCACAACAAATTGACAAATTATAGCCTCTCTAggattaaacatatttttattttttgttatcaaGGTAATACATATGTGTGGCTCTTACTTACCTCTACCTAAATGCAATGGAAAAATGGAATGGCGCAGACTTTCACATGTACAAATACAACATGCAGTCAAATTGGTACATTAATCTTCTGTCGTTGCATGGGTGTGGCCATAGTCTAGAGGATCGATAAATATAGGTACCACATACAGTCGATGGCTACTTAGAAGCCTATTGTGGTTAAATGTCAACGACGCACTCCAACGTGCCCCACAGGCACAAATAAAGCTGCTTGGTGCGCTGTGGCGCACACTAATTTGATTAATGATTAGCCGTCAGTCGCTCTCAGGGTCAGAGGAAACTTGGGAAATTGTGTGTGCAGCTTATTGCGCACTTTAAAAGACTCAATCACTCATAATTGCAACCAAATACATAAAGGTATATTcacaaatataattatataatttgacaaaacaaaatatgtctgTATCCAGCTGTGTTCCATATATTtctgatgtaaacaaaccagaaGTTAGATTTGAAAGTTTGCATTGTagagacatttttcattaaacaaaaatCCTATTATTATCAATTTGCCATAACGACTGATCAAACGTCACAGACACGCACCTCAGGGGTGTATACTATACCAGCATTTGTAATTCAACCAACAGAGGAAACAATCCAaagtttccttttcatttttgtttacgCTTTCAAGGTATCTTGAGATTTAACATCCTGCGCTGAGCTTCCCCACCCTGGCTGGGTTGTTTACCCGAAGCAGCAGAGCCCGGGTCCCCCTTGAGTCAAAGCTCCGGTGTCTAAACCACGTGAATGAAAAAGACTGAATAAACACAGCTGAAAATTGCGTTTTTGTTGTCTCAGTAGGCCCCAACTTCGTGCGTAAAAACCACCGATGCGCACAGCAAAAAGGATCCCATATGCCACGGCGCAAACTCCATTTTCAGGCGGCAATATTGTCAGGAAAAAGGCGTTAAGAGGGTGTGGGACTgtagagtgtatgtgtgtaaaatgtgtaaatacattATAGGCACAACAGTTTTTGCGCAGCAGCTGCGCGCCCTCCGTATAATACTGAACTTTAAATTTTAACCTACCCTCACGGGGCGCTGCTGGATCCCACGCAGACCACATCTGAACAGAGAAAAAGGGGGTCCAGCAGACAATATAAGCCACGACTATGACGAAAGTCATTTTCACTGTGGTTATCTTCGCCTTGGAGATGAGCTTTACGCTGCTCACACGGGCCAGCGTGTTGCTTTTGGAGGTTTTGGGCGTCAGGCTTATGCACTGCTCCCGCCTGgttttcagtttaaagttttgcCAAATTTTGAAGCTTATCAACCCATAGCAAATGCTCAGTATGGCCACTGGAATGATGTATATGGTGAGACTGATCCATGTGATGTAAGCTTTGGCTCCCCAAGGCATAACGAAGTCACCCCAGCAGTCATACACTCCTGATCCGGCCGACCCAACCTCTCTCAGGGAAAAGATGAACATCTGTGGGATACTGAAGAGCAGGCTCAGGACCCAGGAAAATATGACATAGAAACGGTCTTTTCTCCTGTGCAAAGAACGAAGAGGCTGACAAATAGCCAAACACCTGTCTACGGACATCAAAACTAACATGTAAGTGGAGGCGAACATCCCAACGACTTGTAGGTATTTCACCAACCTGCATAAAATGTCTGGTCCATAGAATCGAAATGTTATGTCCCAGATAAGTTGGGGAAGAACTTGAAATATCGCCACAACTAGATCGGCGATGCTCAGGTGCTTCATAAAGTAATACATACGAGACTGGCTGTGTTTGGTGGTGTGGATGGCCAGCAGGACGCACAGGTTCCCCGCCAGCGCCAGAAACAGCACCAGAGCGAGCACAGTCACCTCCACCTTCGCCACCTCTTCATTCCGCTTCAGGGGGTTCGTCTGATTGAACCCAGCGGTTCCGTTAACGAGACTTGAGTTCCGCCAGGATTCGTTGAATTGCCAAAAGTCACTTTGGTTTGAGATACTTTCCATTGTCGCAGGCTTGTCCTCTGCAGATGAGTCAGGGCTGTGCAGTCATGCAATAGCTGGAACAGTCACCTGAATGGTCTTAAGTGATAAAGTCGTCCGTGCGTCCTCACAGGTGACGAGACGAAGGGTGAGATATGATGAGGCTcaaaacatgtttctgaaatgataaaaaaacgAGTCACTTCTTTGCTGAACCTCAATCACCCATTCTTTCTTAAATCAGAAGATGCAAGAatccacagaggaggagagcaaaAATTCCCTTAtctaaaaaatatgaaacacttggcaaaaataaaagtaaacttAAGGCACAGATGgcaaaaaaccaaaccaaaacaaaacagcagaactCGGATCTAAAAGGTCACTGATAAAAGgtaattctaaaaaaaaacaacaaaaaaaaaactaactaaatCATAAACTGAGTAAATCCCAAGAATTAGCAGGTTTATTGTCCACAAATATTTATAtgcctttaaaatacaaatacggaaataaaaatattataagaGAAAAATGCTGCAGAAATTGAAAGCTCCATCATCATCTCTGGCAACGTCAGGAATGACCAGCACTACAGCATACAAGCCCCCGATATATCTGTCGCCGgttcagtaaaaacagcaaatagtCCTACCTATCAGCACCACTAGGTGGCCATGTGCACCAGTCACACTACCTTCACTGTCCAGCTCTGCAGCGTGGAGCTCCAACCCCTATCAGAGCACGAACCACCAGATCTGCTCTGAGTCATGgatctctgtttttttaataaccAACCCCATCTGAGAAGATTCCTGTTGTCAGATATGACTTGGTGTAGAATTACAGAGTCTACTGAAGAGAGAGTAATGGCTACATAGTGAGGCCAGTGATGTAAAAACACCCTTGTTATTGTAAGATATCTCTATATTGTGGTAAAATCTGGGGAGGAAATGAGAATTAATATTTTGCTGGAGACTTAAAGGAGTCTTAGGGGGTATTCTGGCCTCAGTTTGCTTTGAACTGCTGTAGTTGTAAATAAGTAAACTGCTAATTACTGTAATGAACAAATGCTCATTCATACCTTTCAAAATCACTGTGAGCCAAATATgagttaaaataatgaaaagttaCAGGTAAAAACCatcattaaaattaatttgtaaGGGAAAGTGCTAGAAAAATACTCACACAAACATAGTTTTTCAATTTTATAactcaaagaaatgaaaaatggtCTATATATATAGCACGTCAATAAAATGTGCGATTTTTTTCAAAGGAAATGGACATGGACAAGGaaatgtgacatcatcaaggcAACATATTCTGATCTACCGATTATGAATGGGAGGATGAGTTTGTtggcaaatgaaaaaaatatttgagcCATAGGCTTTTCAGGAGAGGTACTATGAAACAGAGACAGCTCTGTACACATGTTCCTAGAAAATCACCATAGGTGCTGCcaacatgtgttttttattgtacttttatttatagTTAGACTGGATTCATGACTCGCCTGCTTTAATCTTTAGGAAAGTCTTGGAGGATTCAACCAAGCTGCCAAAGATGACAGAAGTACCACAATTCTTTTTAGAGCTGATTTTGCTTTAATGGCACAAGAGAGTCAGCTACCAAGTGTTGTTCTGTTTATAAATTATCTTGAACTGAAGGTCATCTGGTCATTATGACAGACAACAGGTGACAGTGGTGAGCAGATACATTCCCACATACTAGAAGTAAAGCAAACATATGCAGCTGAAATTTTATTGGCAATGTTGTGCGATGCCATTGTTAATGTCCATGTGCTACATTCCAGTGATTCCTCTGAGCACACATATCCTCCTTCTTTCCATTTGTGTTGCTCAGTACGAGCCTGCTACGGAACTTAGAGACTAAAATGAATATGATGACGATTTTTAAACTGATTGATGGTGGTGACACATTACTGAagaatttgaattttgaatgtGGAAACcataatacattttgaaaaattccTTATATCCAAAGTTACACAAATGGTAACAGCACTGAAAAGTGGGATTTGTCTGCTACTGTGTGGCTCCTTAAATTTCCAGCAACACACAGTTGCAAACCCTAAGGGAAAAGGCTTCTGGTCCTATCTACGCCACAAAccttttttgtggttttgagctTGGAAAATGGCAGATCCACTGGAATTTGAAAGGAGTAACATGATGGCTGAAGGCTTTTTAGCGCTGACTGGAAATTAAAAAGGACAAGGATGAAAAAAGGATAATGATAAATTCAATCTAATGATGTAACTCGTGAATTTGTAGTGAAACTATTTAATGACCTCTCTAAAAACTAGATTTTTGGTGAGCTACATGAAATGAGCCAGCATGTGAATAATGAAGCCTgaatgacaataacaaaaaagaaggaaaaaaaaagcgcATTTGGTGCTGAAAATTGCAAAGTTTGGTACAGCTAGAACATTCCTGGAGTTCAGCAGAAAGTAATTAGTGGATTAATGAATGCTCGCCTTTTCATGGAAGTCGTAGATGTGGAATAAAGTGATGggtttttcatggttttatgacgatgaaaaagaaaagagtcaGTCAGTGCTGCAGAGCTTTGAAGGAGTTTCACCAGATAATGTTCACTTAGACTATTTGATTACAGAGTAAAACTGAAGTCGAGTAATCTCAGTGTCAAGAGTTTGGGCCTTCTGAGCAAGTGTGCAGTATGCATAATAAGATGTAAGCGAGATGTGAAAGGATTGATGGTTAAAGTTAGGTGGATGTAGTTGGATAGTCTGTCAATACTCAACTTTGCATCAAGTGACTCAAATATGTCAGTAAAGCATTTTGTGAGCTTTAGTAAAATAATCTGTAGATCTTATGTGCAAATATACTTTGGTTTAGAATCTGTTAGAATATTGTTAGTAGTAAGCTGTGTACTATTTCAGGGACTAGATCCTGCTGAGTCTGCATAGACCAAATATTTCATAACAAGTTGGCATAGTCTGTCTCATTTCAAAGATTCCTCCAAATGTGGCTGAGAAATACAGCCTGAATTCAGAGCACACAACCCATATTTACTTTGCAGTCCTCAGTATCCTGCAATCCACTCTGTCTTCATCGATGTGTAAAATCCAGGAAGCTCCAGTGGTCATCAGtcaacagtaaatacaaactAGACCAATGAAAAAGCCACTGCAagaggtaaataaataaaatataataaactcACAGGCTgtttacagaaaaatatttatatggATTTGCAAGTTGTCCATCATATGTTGAAGTTAAATGTCACACCTTTTACCTTAAACCTACACTGGTTTGAGTTTACTGcaggtatttatttttcactacAGCTGGGGGGCAACTTCTTGACTTTAGGAGTTGCAGGAACTCCTAACACACCATTAGTTCTGGTCTCTGTGAGGATAAAGTTAAACCTTCTCATTTGGAGAGGAGGTGCAGGTTCAGCCTGGCCTGCAGGTCTTCTGAAGGGCCCACCTTCGTGTTCTGAATCCTTTGAAATATCCAGATTCTGAACTAGGACACAGGTGCAGTATAGGGCAAAGTGTTTTTATAGGTTTAATAACGGCTCAGCAGTTATTCTGCAGAGATTTGGTCAACTTTGGTTAAGGATGAGTGCTAAATTATAAACATGGCAGTAATGTAAATACATGTGAAGCACTGTGAATTCAGGTGAAGAGGTAAACAGCATGAGGTCTGGCTTAAAGTTCCTGCTGACAGATCAAAGGACGGAAAGCTGCAACAGTAGAAGCCTAATAGACTGCTATGAATGAATGCTAAAGTGGAAGGGAAGTACGGAAGACTTTTCCTGCCatgaaaaaagcaaatcaaGATGACAAGACGGGGAGAAGTCCAGGTTCCTTGCGGTTAAAATTAACTGTCAAGGAAATAGGGTGAAAGGAGGAGAGATTACAGATGGAAAAAATGATGCTGTAGGAGAACATCTTCAGAAAAGagagatttatatatatatatatatatatgtataataccAGGCCCAGTTCAGAGTGATGATGAACTAGAAGATGGAAATTAAGACTGCACACATGTAATGTTATAATTTAAATTGAAAGATATTTGATGGGTGAGTTATGGTGaagtcaaattttattttaaaattatgaattaatgactaattaattaatccagtgaaaatgaaaaatacagtgtTGCTCTGTCCCCGCgttccctgtctgtctctactgtcaaaaatcaacaatgtggctacaaaacatcataaaatacAGAAGATATAACTATATCTAATTGGCAAACGATAACTTGCATGTGTAGAAAGAGTGTTAGAAAGAGTTTTTTTGGGATATTTATTTTGAGTTGACAAATGTATATTGTTTGTCCAATCATATATTAACACtgatacattttctttaatttgctGGTGATTACTTTGAGTATTATAGTAATAAATTGATATTTTCACTTACTTCTCCAGCCGCTGAACCCTGCACAGCCCCCGCCCTGCCCCGGCTGATTCCAGTTGCTCAGCAGTTCCTTCTGCCGTTCCCACAGATATTGGGCTTTGAGTTGACAGATCTAATTAGAGACAAGGTTCAGGACCGAGCCACTGATGAAGTAAGAGACAAAGGATCTGCACGCTAATACTTTTGGCTCCTGCTGCTTATGTAATCACTCAGTACATGGGGTTCTCAGCCTACCATTTTCCTCTTGGTGATCCCGTGTCATGAGGTGCATGCAAAAAGTAGACCAACGCGCTGTAGGGTGCTGTCACTTCTAGATCAGTGGGTGCGTGATATATTCTGTGTGCTAACATCACTTAAAGCACTACACTGAACCATTAGCTTCATAGAAGACAGGGAGCCGGTGATTTCTGAGATTATAGCCACACATTTCAGAGGCTTGCAAGCTTAAAGATTTAAGTGAGTGTCCATAAGCAACCTTAAGTCATACATCACAGCAGCTCGAGACATATCTCACTAAAGCATAGAGCTGCAAGTTGTAACTTGCAGAAGGCAATAACTCATTCTCTTCTGAGTCCTTCAGGTGGGCCTCACTTCTGAGAGAATCCCCTGCTTCATTACAGGAGCTTCCTGAGTTTCTGCGTGggctttttttaaagtcagGATCTGAGACATCTGCTTCCAAAACAATAACAGGATAAGGCCTCCTGTGGTGCGTCTGGAAACGTTACTAATATGCTAGATTGCCCACACTGAAGGGCATTTGGAGGAAGTGGCAGTGaattctgaatgaaaataaaacaaacaagtgaaCAATACCCCTTACCTAAtgcttgttttatgtttgtgggACAGAATACACGTTTCACTCAGTGTGGCAACACAAGCAATAACCCATAAatcatatttgatgttttgctgagaaaaaaaacctgaagGCTATATATGACTCATGCCACAAAGGGGTGAAGATTGGAAACTTGGTAGAACATAGTGATTAAAGACATGCTATTGTGAATCACTTCATTACAAACTGTGGTAATGTCAGATAAACGTAATTGGGTTTTCCACATTCACATTGCCTTAGTTTATAAAAGCACTGAAATTGGGCTTATCATACATTATGACCAGTAAACTGTAATCCTCTTCCTGGTGCTGTTATTGGTATAATAAATCAGGGATGTCATCTCTATGAATAATATCTCATTTcttatatttctctttttcattttatgaacacACCATGTTGTGCTGATTACTGTAGCTGGAAAGTGTGTTGAAAATTCATGGTAGTGGCTCAATACATCGACCAATTGAAGATACACAAGTACTACTCAGAACTATATGACTTGCCTGACtactttttcagtgcttttgtgtttgtgtgtgtacacttgAATGAAGAGACTCAAAAAGAGATTTCCAGCTTCAGAGTTGGTGGAAATGTAAAGCTGACATTGCAAGCAGCGAGACAAGTGATGTCAAAAAGTGTATGCCACTCTGATGGCGATTCTACGCTGTGACTTGaagcaaaaataagaaaaaaatacattgacaGCTGTCAGGTACAGCGGTTGTTTGATAAGCCtgcattttatttacatgtttacatgatTTGAAAAAGCATTTAATGTTTTAGATTATCAAATCATCTGATAATTAACCTATTTTTAACAAGGTTGTAATCATTTGATACTTTTCTTCCTGAGTAATTCTCAAAGCATTTGGTGTAAAATCAACCCAATGCAGCAAATAAGGATCATGAAAGACATAATGAATAGAGTGCAACCATTTCCACTGTGACCTCAAAGCCTTGAAATTCAAGGGTATGatgagaacagagaaaaaaagtctgTGTGATATTGACTAATAGGCAGAGGTTTGTTTGGATAGCTGAAACAGAGGAGACAGCGCCTCAGCTCATCAGTGTCAGAGCAATGGACACATTGACAATATATCACAGCCTCAATGTGACATTGTTTAGAGTCTCTTATGGGTGTTCGGAGCAAGgagcagaatatgaatataagaAGATATCTCCTACCTGCCACACCATGAGCAAATATCTGTGTCTCACAAATCCCCTTTTGTACTCACATTTTAGTGTACTTATGAGATAAGGCAAAACCAGCTTTTACTGCACATACACTGTGTGCTGTAGCATTTAAACATgcagaaagcaaacaaaataaataaatactgaacacAGAACTGCTTGTGATAAATCTTACTGCATGGCATTAAGTTGAaacaaaatagataaaaaacTACATCTCTTATCTCTTAGTTTGGAGGAAAGCACAAGTTCTACCTGGAGTTTTGCCCAGAATGTTATCAAGACACCGTTGTTGTAATCGTGTAACATACTGTGTAGCCCACCTATCACCTACTGATCAGCCCACCTATGCATACGTATTGTAAGACAAGTCTTTTAGTTTGCATCATTTAGGCATTATGACATTTGATTTATGAACAAATGACCAACTgtgatagatggatggatggttatTTTTGGACTAATGGGACACATTCAATGCCTATTCAAAGGAAAGGGCTAATACTTCATCTTGAAATGTGAAAGTATTCTCTATGACAGACATGTGtatttgcagtcaaaaatacaaaagaggagtgggtaaaaaaaaagaagctaacttgctctgtgtttttttgtcaaaaacatgattcacttttgtcaaaaacaaaacacattttctatttaTGCTGAATTTCTCTTTAACAATCAGGCTTTTGTGATGTATCTGTGCAACAGGAAGATAGGAATCTGAATCTACAAAGAATTTACCTGTGGTATGTGAAAATGAGATTGAAGCACGAGCTAATTCACATTTCTCATATGTAGTCCTTGAATAAACGTAATCCTGTTTGCTACAGTAAAAAGTCTTACAAATAAACCCTTGGATGTGCTtgaaaattgaacaaaaaatactttttatggTTTGAAACAAGCGTTGCTTTTAAAGTAATTATACAACCTCAGACACAGAATGATAAGGGATACTTGGTTGTAGGACTTTAAATTTCATCAAGACAAGCAGGCTTGCCACAGAGCTGTACGTGAGGGAGGATAATCAGCGCTCTTGCTCCCCTCTCTTGGACCATTACCTCCAAATACACCAGTTAGCTGCTGCcattgtactgtttgttatcctttgtgtttgtgtgtgtgtgtgtgtgtgtgtgtgtgtgtgtgtgttgctgcggGAGGTAAGGGGTTTTTGAGTTTATGGCACTATTACATACACCTGAAAAACTGCATCCTTGCATCTAAAATCTGCTCAGCAGTACGCCTGTGGCTCTCATTTCTAATGTAGTTCATGTCAGATTAATTCTGCCACCAGCCACTAAGTCACAGTGATTTAGAAAACCACTTAGAAGCTGCCATCAGTAAACCAGACATGCTCACGTCTGGAGAATGTGTCAGTGCATTTTGAAGCTTTTAAGGGAAGTGTTGGGTTTCTGTTGTTTACTCCAACAATGACAAATCTGAAGTGTTCAAGTTTACTGGTATCTTGAATAATAACTTACACCCACCTCTTCCTTCAAATACAACATTGCTGTTAAAGTCtgaataacaaaataaatacagaaatacaatcAATATGCAAATGAAATCAGTGGATAACGggcaaataaataatatataatatgtgaCAGAGAAAGGGGTGTACGCCTctataaacatatttatattatatgcAAATCCTGACCTGGCAGTGGGTGGAAATAATACAttgtatattaaaaaatatattgtgaaATTACAATGACTGGTCTttgcaaacatgaaaaaagtggTTTCACCCCATGGTACATAACCttcatttcacatttacactgtaGTCACACCTGTGGAGCGACTGCAGTGACCCAGATACACACTTCAGCAGGAGGACCCACAAACAGTTGGTCATTTCAAGAATCATTTTTTGAAATGTGTCTGATCTCAGCAGCTCCAACacccacaaacaaacagtacaatTGCTTTGTAAAAAGGGGCTCCATACCTGACATATCTTCCATATTTTACTGTCTCCAGGCTCAGAAATATTACAATATCATCCCAAAATATTTTCCTGTGTTGTACACGTGGACATTGAACACAGTGAGGGATGttttatgtttggttttttttacaacaaaaaaaaatctatgatgTGGTGAGGGATTTGTCATCTACTATTGTTGTGGGCTGTATGTCTGCTTGCTTTTGTGTGTATCTAATAAAATAAGCCATATAAAATcagataatgaaataaagatagaaaataattaaatggaaataaatgtgaatgtcAAAAACAATCTCAAACAATATACATCGACATAAACTCTTTCACATCTACATATAGCCCTCTGAGTTTGCTATTTTGTAAATTCGTCATTttataaatgatcattttcagcAGGACatgctgtaaacaaaacactaaCACATAAATACAGAGCCCAGGAGGTGTcaaggggagggaggggggattCAGGTGCACGGCTCAATTATTAGGGCCCTTGATTTAATACTTCTTGTGCATTAATTATATAACTCATTCTCTCGATTTAATCATTTGCACACATGAATTCCAATTTGTGTTCTTGATTTAATATCATATGTATTTTGCCTCTACTGCTCGTGTAGAGGGCAGCAAATGCATTTGGCTCAACCCATTCAGTCAGCCAGAAGtttgaagaagacaaagaagtAATTTATGAAGCGCTCCAAAACCTGTGAGCTGAGTTTTTATGAACTGTATGATATCCACAGTATCTTCAGAGTTATTATGGCAAAACAGTCTGTAATCCTGTCAATTTTATTTGAGGGATCTGGAAGATAACATAATGTTGTGTTTAACAGCCAAAACTCTGTGACTCAAGTATATCCATATATCTCAGTCCAAGATCAAAGTCAAGGGA from Thunnus maccoyii chromosome 3, fThuMac1.1, whole genome shotgun sequence includes these protein-coding regions:
- the oxtra gene encoding oxytocin receptor isoform X2, with protein sequence MESISNQSDFWQFNESWRNSSLVNGTAGFNQTNPLKRNEEVAKVEVTVLALVLFLALAGNLCVLLAIHTTKHSQSRMYYFMKHLSIADLVVAIFQVLPQLIWDITFRFYGPDILCRLVKYLQVVGMFASTYMLVLMSVDRCLAICQPLRSLHRRKDRFYVIFSWVLSLLFSIPQMFIFSLREVGSAGSGVYDCWGDFVMPWGAKAYITWISLTIYIIPVAILSICYGLISFKIWQNFKLKTRREQCISLTPKTSKSNTLARVSSVKLISKAKITTVKMTFVIVVAYIVCWTPFFSVQMWSAWDPAAPREEPSVQGGD
- the oxtra gene encoding oxytocin receptor isoform X1, translated to MESISNQSDFWQFNESWRNSSLVNGTAGFNQTNPLKRNEEVAKVEVTVLALVLFLALAGNLCVLLAIHTTKHSQSRMYYFMKHLSIADLVVAIFQVLPQLIWDITFRFYGPDILCRLVKYLQVVGMFASTYMLVLMSVDRCLAICQPLRSLHRRKDRFYVIFSWVLSLLFSIPQMFIFSLREVGSAGSGVYDCWGDFVMPWGAKAYITWISLTIYIIPVAILSICYGLISFKIWQNFKLKTRREQCISLTPKTSKSNTLARVSSVKLISKAKITTVKMTFVIVVAYIVCWTPFFSVQMWSAWDPAAPREAMPFIISMLLASLNSCCNPWIYMCFAGHLFQDLRQNFLCCSARYLKSSQCRCERDFDSSHKSNSSTFAIKSTSSQRSITQTSTT